In Hwangdonia lutea, a single window of DNA contains:
- a CDS encoding SusC/RagA family TonB-linked outer membrane protein has product MNKFLLIAMMIGLSMTSFAQKTVSGVVLEKDTNMPLAGVTILIKDTNRGVTTNFNGNYEIDGVNDNNILVFSYMGYKTQEVLIGSKSTVNVSLETDTQQMDEVVITALNIQRDKESLGYSVSQISAAEVNVAKENNVMNSLSGKVSGLQISHGNTGVDGSSRILLRGVTTINGSNRPLVVIDGIPVSNDAGGGSQWGGVDRGDALSDINPDDVESISVLKGAGAAAAYGSLGMHGVILITTKSGVKKEGIGISFNSSFSFTEIALTPDLQNEYGSGAFGDFAPIGGDGRPLLDYPFSWSWGPKMEGQSYTNWLGQNNSYVSHGNPYEQFYQNGYTSSNTLAFQGQSEKGSFRMSITDENGQGIVKNNTLAKQTFNLRGKTNLTDRFSVDGKITYITSKIKNRPALAEDGANTALQLSLMPRDIRLSDVENNTVNADGDEIKWNLDNTFNNPYWSQNYVKNFDEKDRFQGVVSADWDVTDNFKITGKSGMDYIVYDYTNYAARGSQFQSNGRGSYAHDSGKSRIWNSDILATYKTNISDFRVTLSLGSSYRDEFSSYKNISGNDSKVPNLYRISNYKNAFSSEGVSKKGVYSYYGLGQFSYGGFLYFDATIRNDNSSALPKANNSYWYHSENMSLLFTKMLGIESSIFNKGKLRGSFAKVGNDTSPYRTQGIYNVDQTPTLSYTVGSIPGSLPSFNLKPETSESWEVGTELGFFKNRLQIDFTYYQTKTKDQIMAVPVSGSTAYNTKVVNAGVISNKGYEFQVNAIPFETDNFEWNLGFNFTKSNATVESLNESLESITLNTLWAVSVEARPGEEFGGIYGYDFLRDNFGRKLITNDGFAQRGERIKMGSITPDWFGGITNSFKYKNLSLNTLISIQQGGEFYSYGRAYRMFFGTDARSLEGRETGIIEDGINEHTGFVNETPANAMLKQFSDVFTNQIATNQVLDASNIKLKEVALTYNFPKSMLKNTFIQSGSLSAIGRNLFFIYNAAGDIDPEAGYSSGPTGAALEHSSLPSTRSYGLNLKINF; this is encoded by the coding sequence ATGAATAAATTTTTACTAATCGCAATGATGATTGGATTATCAATGACATCATTTGCACAAAAAACCGTTTCTGGTGTGGTGCTGGAAAAGGATACAAACATGCCACTCGCAGGGGTTACAATATTGATAAAAGATACCAATAGAGGGGTTACTACCAATTTTAATGGTAACTACGAAATCGATGGAGTAAACGACAATAATATTTTGGTGTTTTCTTATATGGGATACAAAACCCAAGAGGTGTTAATTGGTAGTAAAAGCACTGTAAATGTATCACTTGAAACGGATACACAACAAATGGATGAAGTTGTTATTACGGCATTAAATATTCAAAGAGACAAAGAGTCTCTCGGATATTCTGTTTCGCAGATTTCTGCAGCAGAAGTTAATGTTGCTAAAGAGAATAATGTAATGAACTCCCTTTCCGGTAAAGTGTCTGGGCTTCAAATTAGCCACGGTAATACTGGAGTAGATGGCTCGAGTCGTATTCTACTCAGAGGCGTTACCACTATTAACGGATCAAACCGTCCGTTGGTTGTAATTGATGGCATTCCCGTTAGTAACGATGCCGGCGGAGGTTCACAATGGGGTGGCGTTGATCGTGGCGATGCGTTATCGGATATTAATCCAGATGATGTTGAATCTATAAGTGTTTTAAAAGGCGCGGGTGCGGCGGCGGCTTATGGCTCATTGGGTATGCATGGTGTAATTTTGATTACCACTAAGTCGGGAGTTAAAAAGGAAGGTATTGGGATTTCATTCAACTCGTCTTTTTCATTTACAGAAATCGCTTTAACACCAGACTTGCAAAATGAGTATGGTTCGGGTGCCTTTGGTGATTTTGCACCTATTGGAGGTGATGGAAGACCTTTATTAGATTATCCTTTCTCTTGGAGTTGGGGGCCAAAGATGGAAGGTCAATCCTATACCAATTGGTTAGGGCAAAACAACAGCTATGTCTCTCACGGTAATCCTTACGAGCAATTTTATCAAAATGGGTATACATCGTCCAACACTTTAGCGTTTCAAGGACAATCGGAAAAAGGATCATTTAGAATGTCCATTACCGATGAAAACGGTCAGGGCATTGTTAAAAACAACACATTGGCAAAACAAACCTTTAATTTAAGGGGCAAAACAAATTTAACAGACAGATTTAGTGTAGACGGTAAAATAACCTATATAACATCTAAAATTAAGAACAGACCCGCGTTGGCGGAAGATGGTGCAAACACTGCCTTACAACTTTCGTTAATGCCTAGGGATATTAGGTTAAGCGATGTGGAAAATAATACAGTAAACGCCGATGGTGATGAAATTAAATGGAATTTAGACAACACGTTCAATAATCCTTATTGGTCTCAAAACTATGTGAAGAATTTTGACGAAAAGGACCGTTTTCAAGGTGTGGTTTCAGCCGATTGGGATGTGACAGACAACTTTAAAATAACAGGAAAATCCGGTATGGATTATATTGTATATGATTATACCAATTATGCAGCCAGAGGATCACAATTTCAAAGTAATGGTCGCGGAAGTTATGCACATGATAGTGGTAAAAGTAGAATATGGAATTCGGATATATTAGCCACTTACAAAACCAATATTTCTGATTTTAGAGTAACACTTAGTTTGGGCTCAAGTTATAGGGACGAATTTAGTAGTTATAAAAATATTTCAGGTAATGATAGTAAGGTGCCAAACTTATATAGAATTAGTAATTATAAAAACGCTTTTAGTTCAGAAGGTGTTTCCAAAAAAGGGGTGTATTCATATTATGGTTTAGGGCAGTTTAGTTACGGCGGGTTTCTTTATTTCGATGCTACAATAAGAAATGATAATTCATCAGCTTTACCAAAAGCGAACAACTCGTATTGGTATCATTCTGAAAACATGAGCTTATTATTCACAAAAATGTTGGGCATAGAATCTAGCATATTTAACAAAGGCAAACTGAGAGGATCTTTTGCTAAGGTTGGTAACGACACAAGTCCATATAGAACCCAAGGGATTTATAATGTTGACCAAACACCTACGTTATCTTATACGGTGGGATCCATTCCCGGTAGTTTACCTTCTTTTAATTTAAAACCAGAAACCTCTGAGTCATGGGAAGTGGGTACCGAACTTGGGTTTTTTAAAAACCGCCTTCAAATAGATTTTACGTATTATCAAACTAAAACCAAAGATCAGATAATGGCGGTACCTGTATCCGGGTCTACGGCTTATAATACCAAGGTGGTTAATGCCGGTGTTATTTCTAATAAAGGTTATGAGTTTCAAGTAAACGCCATACCTTTTGAAACTGATAATTTTGAGTGGAACCTTGGTTTTAATTTCACCAAAAGTAATGCGACCGTTGAATCATTAAATGAAAGTTTAGAAAGTATTACACTAAATACCCTTTGGGCGGTTTCTGTTGAGGCTCGACCAGGTGAGGAGTTTGGAGGTATTTACGGCTACGATTTTTTACGTGATAACTTCGGAAGAAAATTAATAACAAATGATGGTTTTGCACAAAGAGGTGAGCGCATAAAGATGGGAAGCATTACACCAGACTGGTTTGGTGGTATAACAAACAGCTTTAAATACAAAAATCTATCATTAAACACCTTAATAAGTATTCAGCAAGGGGGCGAATTTTATTCTTACGGACGCGCCTATAGAATGTTTTTTGGAACAGATGCCCGTAGTTTAGAAGGAAGGGAAACAGGAATAATTGAAGATGGAATTAATGAGCATACGGGTTTTGTAAACGAAACACCGGCCAATGCCATGTTAAAACAATTTTCAGATGTATTTACAAATCAAATAGCTACCAATCAAGTTTTAGATGCAAGCAACATTAAATTAAAAGAAGTTGCTTTAACTTATAATTTCCCCAAATCAATGTTAAAAAACACA
- a CDS encoding parallel beta-helix domain-containing protein yields MKSALLKIIGGILLLAIGVYLGKTFLSSSTSETVPIPSTLKYRNVGLSSDTTQVAQKEGFTGNIIEVKKGGSIQEAVKAANPGDLIRVFPGTYSENVYIDKDNISLQGVVVKGEWPTLDGKKEINDAFLYSGNGILIENFKIINYKGNGVMGQAGNNFIIRNNWIIDTGVYGIFPQYGKNGLIEHNVLSKIADAAIYVGMCDNVDVLHNEVFDNVAGIEIENSRHCLVENNYAHNNTGGLLAFVTPGLPIKTTFDVIFRNNFVVNNNHENFGAPGSTVAGIPPGTGILIMAADDVIIENNIITGNDNTGITIVDLATGAPKANDPNSEGNPDRVVILDNIMFDNGNNPTGEIKAIMLTQMDTKGPDIFAYGGGTGSTIRDKNKYRTFGLGDYGVAQITDTKNITTFMLDAPVPPRSVSEHELGELTYYGVCAGCHAFGTRLIGVDTKIIKAIYHNNPQGIVDYITNPLNLREDYPEMPPQDYLSEEAKMAVAQYILKMTN; encoded by the coding sequence ATGAAATCAGCATTACTAAAAATTATTGGCGGAATCCTATTATTGGCCATTGGCGTTTACTTAGGGAAAACATTCCTATCATCTAGCACTAGCGAAACTGTTCCTATTCCTTCAACATTAAAATATAGAAATGTAGGGCTTTCTAGCGATACAACACAAGTTGCCCAAAAAGAAGGTTTTACAGGAAACATCATTGAAGTTAAAAAAGGAGGCTCTATACAAGAAGCGGTTAAAGCCGCTAATCCAGGGGATTTAATACGTGTTTTTCCCGGTACTTATTCGGAGAATGTATACATAGACAAAGATAATATTAGTTTACAAGGCGTTGTTGTAAAAGGCGAATGGCCAACATTAGATGGTAAAAAGGAAATAAATGATGCGTTCTTATATTCTGGAAATGGAATATTAATAGAGAATTTTAAAATTATAAACTATAAGGGCAATGGTGTAATGGGGCAGGCCGGAAATAATTTTATAATCCGAAACAATTGGATTATCGATACAGGTGTTTATGGCATCTTTCCGCAATATGGCAAAAACGGGTTAATAGAGCACAATGTACTGAGTAAAATTGCCGATGCGGCTATATACGTGGGTATGTGTGATAATGTGGATGTGCTTCATAATGAGGTGTTTGATAATGTAGCCGGCATTGAAATTGAAAATTCCAGACATTGTTTGGTCGAGAATAATTATGCTCATAATAATACCGGTGGTCTTTTGGCTTTTGTAACCCCGGGACTGCCCATTAAAACCACATTTGATGTTATATTCAGAAATAACTTCGTGGTAAATAACAACCATGAAAATTTTGGAGCCCCAGGCTCTACAGTAGCTGGGATACCTCCAGGAACGGGCATTCTTATTATGGCGGCCGATGACGTAATTATTGAAAACAATATTATAACGGGCAATGACAACACTGGAATAACCATTGTTGATTTAGCTACGGGTGCCCCAAAGGCTAACGATCCCAATTCAGAAGGGAATCCAGATAGAGTTGTTATTTTAGATAACATCATGTTTGATAATGGTAACAATCCAACAGGAGAAATAAAGGCCATAATGCTAACACAAATGGATACCAAAGGGCCTGATATTTTTGCCTATGGCGGAGGAACAGGAAGTACAATTAGAGACAAAAACAAGTACCGAACTTTTGGTTTAGGCGATTACGGCGTTGCTCAAATAACAGATACAAAAAATATAACAACATTTATGTTGGATGCTCCGGTTCCACCAAGATCAGTTTCCGAGCATGAGTTGGGAGAGCTTACCTACTATGGTGTTTGTGCTGGATGCCATGCCTTTGGTACAAGATTAATTGGTGTTGACACTAAAATTATTAAGGCCATATATCACAATAACCCTCAGGGTATTGTAGACTATATAACCAACCCACTAAACCTTAGAGAAGATTATCCTGAAATGCCACCACAAGATTATTTATCTGAAGAGGCTAAAATGGCTGTTGCACAATATATATTAAAAATGACAAATTAA